In Nonomuraea sp. NBC_00507, the following are encoded in one genomic region:
- a CDS encoding FAD-dependent oxidoreductase → MTEKTTVVISGGGPAGMVLGLLLARGGIQVTVLEKHGDFLRDFRGDTVHASTVQLMDELGLGEKFRALPQSRLGDLEAPLPDGGRVQLSEFAALPAPYNYVAMIPQWDLLDFLAGEAAKEPSFTLRMNTAATGLIKENGKVAGVRYRTRDGEEGEIRAELTVACDGRHSTLRQEAGLSPKEYPVPFDTWWFRLPRHADEQDQIARLVGEFKGDQIALSFTREDFYQIAYFTRKGADPRLRAEGVERFRQKIAQLLPQYADRVEHIRSMDDLHLLDVKLNRLPRWHIDGLLLIGDAAHAMSPAGGMGINLAIQDAVAAATLLAEPLQNGTLTTADLAKVQKRRWRPTVLVQRFQLLLHRVMFAPAFAGKRVGPPKPLVFIARRFPAFRRIPSKLIAFGPRPEHAPAYARRANAL, encoded by the coding sequence ATGACCGAAAAGACGACTGTGGTGATCAGTGGAGGCGGCCCTGCCGGCATGGTGCTCGGCCTGCTGCTGGCCCGAGGCGGTATCCAGGTGACAGTGCTGGAAAAGCACGGCGACTTCCTGCGCGACTTCCGCGGTGACACCGTGCACGCCTCCACCGTGCAGCTCATGGATGAGCTGGGTCTGGGCGAGAAGTTCCGGGCGCTGCCGCAGAGCCGGCTGGGAGACCTGGAAGCGCCACTGCCCGACGGCGGCCGGGTGCAGCTGAGCGAGTTCGCCGCGCTGCCCGCGCCCTACAACTACGTCGCGATGATCCCCCAGTGGGACCTGCTCGACTTCCTGGCTGGCGAAGCCGCCAAGGAACCGTCGTTCACGCTGCGGATGAACACCGCCGCCACCGGTTTGATCAAGGAGAATGGCAAGGTGGCCGGCGTGCGCTACCGCACCCGTGACGGCGAGGAAGGCGAGATCCGCGCCGAGCTCACCGTGGCCTGCGACGGCCGCCACTCCACCCTGCGCCAGGAGGCGGGCCTTTCCCCGAAGGAGTACCCCGTCCCCTTCGACACCTGGTGGTTCCGGCTGCCGCGACACGCCGACGAGCAGGACCAGATCGCCAGGCTCGTCGGCGAGTTCAAAGGCGACCAGATCGCGCTCAGCTTCACCCGGGAGGACTTCTACCAGATCGCCTACTTCACCAGAAAGGGCGCCGACCCCCGGCTGCGCGCCGAAGGCGTCGAGCGCTTCCGCCAGAAGATCGCCCAACTGCTGCCCCAGTACGCCGACCGCGTCGAGCACATCCGCAGCATGGATGACCTGCACCTGCTCGACGTCAAGCTCAATCGCCTCCCCCGCTGGCACATTGACGGCCTGCTCCTCATCGGCGACGCCGCGCACGCCATGTCACCCGCCGGCGGCATGGGCATCAACCTGGCCATCCAGGACGCCGTGGCCGCCGCCACCCTCCTGGCCGAGCCCCTCCAGAACGGCACCCTGACGACCGCTGACCTGGCCAAGGTGCAAAAGCGCCGCTGGCGGCCGACCGTCCTGGTCCAGCGCTTCCAACTGCTGCTGCACCGCGTCATGTTCGCCCCCGCCTTCGCCGGCAAGCGGGTCGGCCCGCCCAAGCCGCTCGTGTTCATCGCCCGCCGCTTCCCGGCCTTCCGCCGCATCCCCTCCAAACTGATCGCTTTCGGCCCTCGCCCCGAACACGCCCCCGCCTACGCCCGCCGAGCGAACGCGTTGTGA
- a CDS encoding ABC transporter substrate-binding protein → MGSGKKMWTVALLATAVLVITAACGGEGADGKIKLRFSYWGTDARQKMTEEAIKRFEAKNPDIDVVGEFSGFGGYYETLATKVAGENTPDVITIEIRGLREYAERGTLADLSSRVNTADIDGKVLATGVIDGKQVAIPTGVNAWSLVVDPKAIENAGQKLLDDTTWTWEEYIDLAAKITAGSGGKVYGTQQAFNPAFLQIFAAQRGERFYDGNKIGVSPNTLKAWWAIHRKLAKTKGSPDIPKSIELGAQNADRSLFATGNGAMGMWWSNELGAISKASGGKEMELLRMPKVQGASAGGMFLQPAMFYTASAKSEHAAEAAKFIDFMINDPEAGRIILSDRGLPASSKVLAAVQDKLSETDRKTLAFLDEIKGELTDPPAAPPKLASAMEGILKRYTDEVLFGRMTPDDAARKFITEANASIAG, encoded by the coding sequence GTGGGCTCTGGCAAGAAGATGTGGACGGTAGCGTTGCTGGCCACTGCTGTGCTGGTGATCACTGCGGCCTGCGGCGGCGAAGGCGCCGACGGCAAGATCAAGCTACGCTTCTCCTACTGGGGCACTGACGCTCGGCAGAAGATGACTGAAGAGGCGATCAAGAGGTTCGAGGCGAAGAACCCGGACATCGACGTCGTGGGAGAGTTCTCCGGCTTCGGCGGCTACTACGAGACGCTGGCTACGAAGGTCGCGGGCGAGAATACGCCTGACGTCATCACGATCGAGATCCGCGGCCTGCGGGAGTACGCCGAGCGCGGCACGCTCGCCGACCTCTCCAGCAGGGTCAACACTGCCGACATCGACGGCAAGGTCCTGGCCACCGGCGTGATCGACGGCAAGCAGGTCGCCATCCCCACCGGGGTCAACGCCTGGTCCCTGGTCGTGGACCCGAAGGCGATCGAGAACGCGGGGCAGAAACTACTCGACGACACCACGTGGACCTGGGAAGAATACATCGACTTGGCGGCGAAGATCACCGCAGGGTCCGGCGGCAAGGTCTACGGCACGCAGCAGGCTTTCAACCCGGCCTTCCTGCAGATCTTCGCCGCTCAGCGGGGCGAGCGCTTCTATGACGGCAACAAGATCGGTGTCTCGCCCAATACGCTCAAGGCATGGTGGGCGATCCACAGGAAGCTGGCCAAGACCAAGGGTTCTCCTGACATCCCCAAGAGCATTGAGCTCGGTGCCCAGAACGCGGACCGGTCGCTGTTCGCTACCGGAAACGGCGCGATGGGGATGTGGTGGAGCAACGAGCTCGGCGCGATTAGCAAGGCGTCGGGCGGCAAGGAAATGGAGCTGCTGCGGATGCCGAAGGTACAGGGCGCCTCCGCCGGCGGCATGTTCCTGCAGCCCGCGATGTTCTACACCGCCTCGGCGAAGTCCGAGCACGCGGCCGAGGCCGCCAAGTTCATCGACTTCATGATCAACGACCCGGAGGCGGGCCGGATCATCCTCAGTGACCGCGGCCTTCCGGCCAGCTCCAAGGTACTGGCGGCGGTCCAGGACAAGCTTTCGGAGACTGACAGGAAGACGCTGGCCTTCCTCGACGAGATCAAGGGCGAGCTCACGGATCCGCCTGCCGCCCCGCCGAAGCTCGCAAGCGCCATGGAGGGCATCCTCAAGCGGTATACGGATGAGGTGTTGTTCGGCCGGATGACCCCTGACGACGCCGCACGGAAGTTCATCACGGAGGCCAACGCCTCCATCGCAGGCTGA
- a CDS encoding class I SAM-dependent methyltransferase, protein MSEAFYSHARLYDLMFPGGGPAVDFYRAEANRQGGRVLELGCGTGHKLIPIASDGHPCVGLDFSSDMLAEAQRKADERGVAVEWVQGDMRAFDLGRTFDFVFITANSLLHLHEAEDLVSCFRSVRRHLAPGARFVFDVFNPSVRLLAEADGVRRTRESLSFMDPDRGNVSVDVAEIYDAPAQVTRGTWHLSTDSEPDFVVAPLEIRSIFPQELPLLVSLGGLRLVERFGDWSGRPFAVDTPLQLCICESA, encoded by the coding sequence ATGAGTGAAGCGTTCTACTCCCACGCGAGGCTGTACGACCTGATGTTCCCGGGCGGCGGGCCCGCAGTCGACTTCTACCGGGCCGAGGCCAATCGGCAAGGCGGGCGCGTATTGGAACTCGGGTGCGGCACCGGGCACAAGCTGATCCCCATCGCGTCCGACGGGCATCCGTGCGTCGGCCTGGACTTCTCGTCAGACATGCTGGCCGAGGCTCAGCGCAAGGCGGACGAGCGCGGTGTGGCGGTGGAATGGGTGCAGGGCGACATGCGGGCCTTCGATCTGGGCCGCACATTCGACTTCGTGTTCATCACAGCCAACTCCCTGCTGCATCTGCATGAGGCTGAGGATCTGGTGAGTTGCTTCCGGTCGGTTCGAAGACATCTGGCACCTGGAGCACGGTTCGTCTTCGATGTATTCAACCCGAGCGTGCGCCTCCTTGCCGAAGCCGATGGCGTGCGTCGCACCCGGGAGTCGTTGTCGTTCATGGATCCTGACCGTGGCAACGTTAGCGTCGATGTCGCTGAGATCTACGATGCGCCCGCGCAAGTTACACGCGGGACGTGGCACCTCTCGACTGACTCCGAGCCCGACTTCGTCGTCGCACCGCTCGAAATCAGGAGCATCTTCCCGCAGGAGCTGCCGCTGCTCGTCTCGCTCGGAGGCCTTCGGCTCGTCGAGCGCTTCGGCGACTGGTCCGGCCGGCCATTTGCCGTGGACACGCCGCTTCAACTCTGCATCTGCGAGTCCGCCTGA
- a CDS encoding TetR/AcrR family transcriptional regulator, with translation MTMDMLQDLVEAAVRAARQRGQDVAEVPLTAIAAAAGVSRSTLLRRLNGSRATLDEAVRAAGIDPGGRLPVRERAIEAAGRLIGERGLGALTLDAVAAAADCSLPTLHTVFQGRDGLLAAVFDRYSPVLDVEALAADPPEHIEETIRGIYRALIATFGQEPRVMPALFADVLARPAGPARQILEQATPRMLQGVGTLLSREIAEGRLRDLPIALLIQMMIGPLVLHMLLRPVLEASIGPDLPPIEESAAVFAAAFLRAVTQ, from the coding sequence ATGACGATGGACATGTTGCAAGACCTGGTAGAGGCGGCCGTACGGGCGGCCAGACAACGCGGCCAGGACGTCGCCGAGGTGCCACTGACCGCTATCGCCGCAGCCGCGGGCGTCTCCCGTAGCACCCTGCTGCGGCGACTGAACGGTTCGCGCGCCACCCTCGATGAGGCCGTGCGCGCAGCGGGCATCGACCCTGGCGGCCGACTGCCGGTGCGGGAGCGCGCCATCGAGGCCGCAGGCCGCCTGATCGGCGAACGTGGACTCGGCGCGCTCACCCTGGACGCGGTCGCCGCCGCGGCCGACTGCTCCCTGCCCACCCTGCACACGGTGTTCCAGGGCCGAGACGGCCTGCTGGCCGCGGTCTTCGACCGCTATAGCCCCGTGCTGGACGTGGAGGCGCTGGCCGCGGACCCGCCCGAGCACATCGAGGAGACCATCCGCGGCATCTACCGAGCGTTGATCGCCACGTTCGGCCAGGAGCCACGGGTCATGCCGGCGCTGTTCGCCGATGTCCTCGCCCGCCCCGCCGGCCCGGCCCGGCAGATCCTCGAACAAGCGACACCGCGCATGCTGCAGGGCGTCGGCACGCTGCTGTCCCGCGAGATAGCGGAGGGTCGACTACGCGATCTTCCCATCGCCCTGCTCATTCAGATGATGATCGGGCCGCTGGTCCTGCACATGCTGCTCCGCCCTGTCCTGGAGGCATCTATCGGCCCGGACCTGCCGCCGATCGAGGAATCCGCCGCCGTGTTCGCCGCCGCCTTCCTCCGCGCCGTCACGCAATGA
- a CDS encoding sensor histidine kinase — protein sequence MNRQLIVSYVLLVAVALAAFTVPVAFTLTTQLREDIELGVRREATTMALLLANDDAPARQALARMVEAYGQETPGRVEVISFRRGAVPSLPAPAAAGDADFTRALQGAVTVRWDSSLYVTVPARAADRRIVGAVRIVYPPGELNDRLWQVWGFRAVLAAAVVAVAAVLGTLTARRLTRPLRELHEMASKFGDGDLTARSPVTGPAETQTLARTLNSGAERLETLINAQRVFVADASHQLRTPLTALRLSLDNIADGVDDEYVREDVEQATAEVVRMSRLVNGLLVLARAESEATAAEPLPLAEIVEQRLGVWRVAGEERGVRFTIAWPPDPRPLVMASPGHLDQVLDNVLSNALEVSPDGGTIAVRVEPRGDEVVLDVSDEGPGMPPAEKARAFDRFWRGRGLTGRAGSGLGLAIVKQLVTDDGGSVALRDAPGGGLCVRISLRAAAPRSGG from the coding sequence ATGAACCGGCAGCTGATCGTCAGCTATGTGCTGCTGGTCGCCGTCGCGCTCGCGGCCTTCACCGTTCCCGTCGCCTTCACGCTGACCACGCAACTGCGCGAGGACATCGAGCTGGGCGTCCGCCGCGAGGCCACCACGATGGCGTTGCTGCTGGCCAATGACGACGCACCCGCCCGGCAGGCCCTGGCTCGCATGGTGGAGGCGTACGGGCAGGAGACACCCGGCAGGGTCGAGGTGATCTCCTTCCGCCGGGGCGCGGTGCCGTCGCTGCCCGCGCCCGCGGCTGCCGGCGACGCGGACTTCACCCGCGCGCTCCAGGGAGCCGTCACCGTCCGCTGGGACTCCTCGCTCTATGTCACGGTGCCGGCGCGGGCCGCCGACCGGCGGATCGTCGGCGCGGTACGGATCGTCTACCCACCCGGCGAGCTCAACGACCGGTTGTGGCAGGTCTGGGGCTTCCGCGCCGTCCTGGCCGCCGCCGTGGTGGCGGTGGCGGCGGTGCTCGGGACGCTCACCGCGCGGCGGCTCACCCGGCCGCTGCGCGAGCTGCACGAGATGGCCAGCAAGTTCGGCGACGGCGACCTCACCGCCCGCTCCCCGGTCACGGGCCCGGCCGAGACGCAGACCCTCGCCAGGACCCTGAACTCCGGCGCTGAACGGCTGGAGACCCTGATCAACGCCCAGCGGGTCTTCGTCGCCGACGCCTCGCACCAGCTGCGCACGCCGCTCACCGCGCTCCGGCTGTCCTTGGACAACATCGCCGACGGCGTCGACGACGAGTACGTACGGGAGGACGTGGAACAGGCGACCGCCGAGGTCGTCCGCATGAGCCGCCTGGTCAACGGCCTGCTGGTGCTGGCCAGGGCCGAGAGCGAGGCCACCGCCGCCGAGCCGCTGCCGCTTGCTGAGATCGTCGAGCAGCGCCTCGGCGTCTGGCGCGTGGCGGGTGAAGAGCGGGGCGTGCGCTTCACGATCGCGTGGCCGCCCGATCCCCGCCCTCTCGTCATGGCCAGCCCCGGCCATCTCGACCAGGTCCTGGACAACGTCCTGTCCAACGCCCTGGAGGTCTCTCCGGACGGCGGCACGATCGCCGTGCGGGTGGAGCCGCGCGGCGACGAAGTCGTGCTCGACGTTTCTGACGAAGGGCCCGGCATGCCGCCGGCTGAGAAGGCCCGGGCCTTCGACCGGTTCTGGCGTGGCCGGGGACTCACCGGACGGGCCGGCTCCGGCCTGGGCCTGGCCATCGTCAAGCAACTGGTGACCGACGACGGTGGGAGCGTCGCCTTGCGCGACGCTCCCGGCGGCGGGCTGTGTGTGCGGATCAGCCTTCGGGCGGCAGCACCGAGGAGTGGTGGTTGA
- a CDS encoding SigE family RNA polymerase sigma factor, with the protein MDCNDSFREFVAAHQQALMRTAYLLTGDAHQAEDLLQSVLLKVLRRWPRLSHVERPEAYARKALVNQHISWRRRRVRTEFPTAEPPDRPYSSEDSTLVRLVMRKALMGLPPRQRAVIVLRYYEDRTERETAELMNCSIGTVKSQTHYALARLRELAPGLAPKLAGLETEEAYR; encoded by the coding sequence TTGGATTGCAATGACAGCTTCCGTGAGTTCGTCGCCGCGCACCAGCAAGCGCTGATGCGCACGGCGTACCTGCTCACGGGAGACGCCCACCAGGCCGAGGACCTGCTGCAGAGCGTCCTGCTGAAGGTGCTGCGGCGCTGGCCCCGGTTATCGCACGTCGAGCGTCCCGAGGCGTACGCGCGTAAGGCGCTGGTGAACCAGCACATCTCGTGGCGGCGGCGCCGGGTCAGGACGGAGTTCCCGACCGCCGAACCGCCCGACCGGCCGTACTCGAGCGAGGACTCCACACTCGTACGGCTCGTCATGCGCAAGGCCCTCATGGGGCTGCCGCCTCGGCAGCGGGCGGTGATCGTGCTGCGTTACTACGAGGACCGGACAGAACGGGAGACCGCTGAGCTGATGAACTGCTCGATCGGGACGGTGAAGAGCCAGACCCACTACGCGCTGGCCCGCCTGCGCGAGCTGGCGCCCGGCCTGGCGCCGAAGCTCGCCGGCCTGGAGACCGAGGAGGCCTACCGATGA
- a CDS encoding SgcJ/EcaC family oxidoreductase, with protein MMNLRVSACAAFAAGAVLLVTATGGGQATAQTHAAPAAARPAQPAAAAKPSKAQIAALFITWNAALTSGDPRKVADLYAPGAVLLPTASPKIRTNRAQIVDYFEHFLQKKPTGKKIRTIVKVLDANTAIDTGLYRFTLTGKDGKKQSVDARYTYLYEKRGGQWLIVNHHSSVLPPEG; from the coding sequence ATGATGAATCTTCGAGTTTCTGCCTGTGCAGCCTTCGCCGCAGGAGCCGTTCTTCTCGTCACGGCCACGGGCGGCGGCCAGGCGACGGCCCAGACCCACGCGGCGCCCGCCGCAGCCAGGCCGGCCCAGCCAGCCGCCGCGGCCAAGCCGTCCAAGGCGCAGATCGCGGCACTCTTCATCACCTGGAACGCCGCCCTGACCAGCGGCGACCCCCGAAAGGTCGCCGACCTGTACGCGCCCGGCGCTGTCCTTCTCCCCACCGCCTCGCCCAAGATCCGCACCAACCGCGCGCAGATCGTGGACTACTTCGAGCACTTCCTGCAGAAGAAGCCGACGGGCAAGAAGATCCGTACCATCGTCAAGGTCCTGGACGCCAACACCGCGATCGACACCGGCCTGTACCGTTTCACCCTCACCGGAAAGGACGGCAAGAAGCAGTCGGTCGACGCACGCTACACGTACCTGTACGAGAAGCGCGGCGGCCAGTGGCTGATCGTCAACCACCACTCCTCGGTGCTGCCGCCCGAAGGCTGA
- a CDS encoding response regulator transcription factor: MRVLLVEDDEPIAESLRRGLTRYGFEVVWVTTGAAALQAEPADLVLLDLGLPDTDGLDVCRALRARGEVPIIVISARSDETDRVVGLEIGADDYVSKPFGVREVIARIRAVMRRVKPPQEKVEVAPDRYGRLSVDRRAARAYVDGEEVPLTPKEYELLAFLTEEPGALMTREQIMEAVWDANWFGPTKTLDVHVAALRRKFAGVLAIETVRGVGFRLVVGPGSP; encoded by the coding sequence GTGCGCGTACTGCTGGTGGAAGACGACGAGCCGATCGCTGAATCGCTGCGCCGCGGCTTGACGCGGTACGGGTTCGAGGTGGTCTGGGTCACGACCGGAGCGGCGGCGCTGCAGGCTGAGCCCGCCGATCTGGTCCTGCTGGACCTCGGGCTGCCCGACACGGACGGCCTGGACGTGTGCCGTGCGCTGAGAGCCCGGGGCGAGGTGCCGATCATTGTGATCAGCGCGCGCAGCGACGAGACCGACCGCGTGGTCGGGCTGGAGATCGGCGCCGACGACTACGTGTCCAAGCCGTTCGGGGTACGCGAGGTGATCGCCCGCATCAGGGCGGTGATGCGGCGGGTGAAGCCGCCGCAGGAGAAGGTGGAAGTCGCGCCTGACCGCTACGGCCGGCTGAGCGTCGACCGCAGAGCCGCCCGCGCGTACGTCGACGGCGAGGAGGTGCCGCTCACCCCCAAGGAGTACGAGCTGCTGGCCTTCCTGACCGAGGAGCCAGGGGCGCTGATGACCCGCGAGCAGATCATGGAAGCGGTGTGGGACGCCAACTGGTTCGGCCCCACCAAGACCCTCGACGTGCACGTCGCGGCGCTGCGCCGCAAGTTCGCCGGCGTGCTCGCCATCGAGACGGTGCGGGGTGTCGGCTTCCGGCTCGTCGTCGGCCCCGGATCACCATGA
- a CDS encoding RICIN domain-containing protein, producing MPRLLRRLAVIAASLLLATATVVVPASASSGLMAPRIVYIKQKHSPTRHLGVLGFAETRDPVNQLLGSEQLWEMNVVSTHQGAWVVTFKLYGSNLCLDKSLDTSTSNIVYLYTCLGTANQRWLLQRTGSVTGANLHYIRTYYQGTPGNCLRTYTTGNSIVGNCADELDEYAIYVI from the coding sequence ATGCCTCGATTGCTGCGCCGTTTGGCGGTCATCGCAGCAAGCCTTCTCCTCGCGACGGCGACGGTCGTCGTGCCAGCCTCGGCATCGTCCGGTCTCATGGCGCCCAGGATCGTCTACATCAAGCAGAAGCACTCCCCCACCCGGCACCTCGGAGTGCTTGGCTTCGCCGAAACCCGGGATCCGGTGAACCAGCTGCTCGGCTCGGAGCAGTTATGGGAGATGAACGTCGTCTCTACGCACCAGGGCGCGTGGGTCGTCACCTTCAAGCTGTATGGGTCGAACCTGTGCCTGGACAAGTCCCTCGACACGTCCACGAGCAACATCGTCTACCTCTACACCTGCCTGGGGACGGCCAACCAGCGGTGGCTCCTGCAGCGAACGGGATCCGTCACCGGCGCGAATCTGCATTACATTCGGACCTATTATCAGGGCACCCCTGGAAACTGTCTTCGCACTTACACGACAGGCAATTCCATCGTTGGGAATTGCGCGGATGAGCTGGACGAATACGCCATTTACGTGATCTGA